The genomic DNA AGATGATCAGCGGCAGCGCCAGGCCCGCGATCCACAGCGCGACCTTGGCAATGATCGCGACCAGCAGCGCACCCCATTGCGAGGACACGCTGTTGCCTTTGAGGAATTCGGCGAATTGCTGCCTGAAGGCCGTGACGAACACGCCGATCGGCGCGGCGATCGCAGCGAACGCCTTGATCCAGGTGACGGCAACGCCGCCGACCGGCCCGCCGATCGCATCGCTGTCGACGACATCGAACATCTGCGACAGCATGAAGGGCTGGAACTCGAAGAATGCGATCACGGCAAGCAGCACCAGGAAGGTCGCGCCGGCAGTCGGCCAATGCGAACGAAACTCCTGACGTTTTTCGGGGCTCGCCAATGATTGCTTGAGCGCCCAGACGAAGAACAGGCCTATACCGATGATCGCGGTCGCCAGCGTCAGCGCGAAATGCTTGATCTGCAGGAGGCGCGCGAAGTCGCAGGCGATGCCGAGCAGGAACGCGATCGCCGCGGCATAAATGAAGGACAGCGTCGGACCCATGCCACGCTCGGCACGCGCGACCAGATAGGCAATTCCGCCGCAGACGAGCAGCCCCAGCGCGACCATCGTGCCGATCGCCGCGAAGCCGAAGCGGTCCGCGACCCAGCCGAAATGATGCAGCTCACACTGCGGCAACGCGCCGTCGGCGAGATCGACGCCGAAGAAGTTCGCGACCGTCAGGCAGCTCCGCAGCGGCGTCGACCAGATCGTGACGGCCGCGAGCAGCAGCACGACCGGCAGGGTCAGTCCGATATTGGCGATCAGGCCGCGCGCCACGATCGCGATCCCGGTCAGCAGGTCGCGGACGCCAGCCGGGATCAAATAGTTGGAGTAATTCCTGATATGGCCGACCGACGGCGTGTCGCTGATCTCGCTGGCGGTCGCAATTCCACCGGCCGGCCGCTCGCCAAACACGAAACGCCCGGTCACCGTCATGGTGGTGCTGAGCGAGGTGCCGATGTAGCCGCCGCCCGACACCGTGGAGAGATAGTCGATTCGCCCGATCAGATCGTGATGGTTCAATGCCTGAAGCACGCCGAGACAGGTGGCTGAAGAGCGAATGCCGCCGCCGGACAAAGCGAGCCCGACAACGTCGAGCATCTGGCAGGCATCGACGCGGTCGGGATCAAGCTGCCGCGCCGTCTCGCGGCGCGTGTTGATCGCCCTGATCTCGTCGCGAACGATCTGCTGGTGTTTCTGGCACCAGGGCGTTTCCTCCTCGAAGGCCGCGGCGTTCCGCGCTGCTTCAGGTCGCGGAACCTGTCCCCGATCGGCCATGCGAGCCTCCCCAGCGCAAATCACGATCAACAATCAATAGTTGAAAAGCACGATAAAGTATCTACTGGCTTAGTCTCGTCTCTGGGCCGAGCGTTCAATGCCGGCGAGCAGGATCTCCAGACCCGTCTCGAACGTCGCGTCGAAATGCGCCGGCTGAAAATACGGAGCAGCCGCCGCAAGATGCCTGAAGCTGGCGGCGATCGTTTCGTTCGGGACCGGCTCCGCCGATGAGGGACCGCGGGCATAGCCCGCCGTCTCATCCAGCGCCGCGCCCGTCAGGTAATAGCCGAGCTCGCGGAAATAGATTGCGGCGTCGCGGTCAGAGAAGCCCGCCTCGCGCAGGATGCCGATGATGCCGTCGATATAAGCGACCCCGGCAGGCGTATTGAGCCGGTGCACGGCGAAGAACGGGAAGAAGGCCGGGTGCTTGAGCGCCATGGCGCGGAAGCCGTGGGCCGCCCGGCGCAGGCGCTCGCGCCAATCCCATTGCGGCTCCATCGCCACCCGCGCCTGTGCGAGCATCAGATCGACGAGCGCATCCATCAAATGCGCCTTGCTCGGGAAGTGATGATAGATGCTCATGGCCTCGCAGCCGAGCTCCTCCCCCAGCCGGCGCGTCGAGAGCTTGGCCAGTCCCTCGCGATCGACCAGCGCCATCGCGGAGGCCGCAATGAGCTCGCGGGACAGCCCCCTGCCCCCTTCGCGCGCGACCCGACGCTTGCGCGGGACAGTCGGGGCTTTCCGGCCCGCTCTGGCTTTTCTGGTCATGACATTCCGAATCGAAACCGCTTGCAACCTTACACCGCAAGGCGGTATTGTGGAATCACCTTACACTGTAAGTTTGGAGCCGCAGCGATGTCCGCGATCGACCTGTTTGGCCTCTTGGTGCCCGTGACCTATCTCGTCATGCTGGCCATCGAGCGCCTGATCCCGGCGCGGCAATTCCCGGAGATTCCTTATTGGCGGCTCAGGGGCTTCTGCTTCCTGACCGTTCAGGGCCTGCTGGCGACGCTGACCCCGCTGCTGATCCCGGAAGCCTGGCTGGAGCGGCACAGGTGGATGGACCTCACCGGTCTCGGCGTCGCGGGCGGTGCGGCACTCGGCTATGTCGTGCTCTCACTCGTCAATTACGGCTGGCACCGCAGCGCGCACACCTTTCCCCTGATGTGGCGGCTGTTCCACCAGATCCATCACAGCCCGCAACGCATGGACATGTCCGGCGCGGCCCTCTTTCACCCGCTCGAGACGATCTCATTCTTTGCGATCGCATCCGTGGTGACGACGCTGGTGCTCGGGCTCGATCCGGTCGCGGCGGCAGCGACCGGCTATATCGCCGCCTTCTACGGCTATTTCCAGCACATGAATGTGCGCACGCCGCAATGGCTCGGCTTCGTCATCCAGCGGCCGGAGGCGCATTGCATCCATCACCAGCGCGACGTGCACGCCTTCAATTATGGCGACCTGCCGATCTGGGACATGCTGTTCGGCACCTTCCGCAATCCGGCAAGCTTCGAGGGCGCGGTCGGCTTCGACAAGCCGGCGACCGACCGGTTTGGTGCGATGCTCGGCTTCGTCGACGTGAATGAGCCCGCGGCCGGGCAGAACAGCCTCGGCCGCAGCCCCAACGCGACCGGCTAGAGCAAGGCGTCCGCGTTCACTCTCAGCCCATCGCCTCCAGCTCGTCGATCATCCCGGCGATGACCGACAGGCCGCCATCCCAGAATTTAGGATCCTTGGCATCGAGCCCGAACGGGCGCAGCAGCTCGGAATAATGCTTGGTGCCGCCGGCTGCGAGCATGTCGAGATAGCGCTCGGCAAAGCCCTCGGCCGCGTTTTCGTAGACGGCATAGAGCGAGTTCACGAGGCAATCGCCGAAAGCATAGGCGTAGACGTAGAACGGCGAATGGATGAAGTGCGGGATGTACATCCAGTAGTTCTCATAGCCCGCCTTGATCTCGATCGCAGGCCCAAGGCTCTCGCCCTGCACCGACAGCCAGATCTCGCCGAGCCGCGTCGCGGTGAGCTCGCCGTTCTTGCGTTCGGTGTGGACCGCGCGCTCGAACGAATAGAACGCGATCTGCCGCACCACGGTGTTGATCATGTCCTCGACCTTGCCGGCCAGCAGCGCCTGGCGCTGTTTTGCATTTTTGGTCTGGGCAAGGAGCCGCTTGAACGTCAGCATCTCGCCGAACACGCTCGCGGTCTCCGCCAGCGTGAGCGGCGTCGGCGCCATCAGCGCACCGTTCTTGGCCGCCAGCACCTGATGCACGCCATGGCCGAGCTCGTGGGCGAGCGTCATCACGTCGCGCGGCTTGCCCTGGTAGTTCATGAGCACGTAAGGGTGCGCGGAGGGGGTGGTCGGATGCGAGAACGCACCCGGCGCCTTGCCCGGCCGCACCGGCGCGTCGATCCAGCGATCGGTGAAGAAGCGCTCGGCGATATCGGCCATTTTGGGCGAGAAGCCGCGATAGGCCGTCAGCACCATGTTGCGCGCATCGGGCCAGCCGATGACGTCGGTTGCGGCAAACGGCAACGGCGCGTTGCGGTCCCAATAGGCCAGCCGCTTCTTGCCGAACCACTTCGCCTTCAGCGCATAATAGCGATGCGACAGCTTCGGATAGGCCGCGCGCACCGAGGCCACCAGCGCATCCACCACCTCGCGCTCGACCCGGTTGTTGAGGTGCCGGGAATCCGCAACATCCTGAAAACCGCGCCAGCGGTCGGAGATGTCCTTGTCCTTGGCGAGCGTGTTGGTGATCAGCGCAAAGGTGCGCTCATTGGCCTTGAAAGTCTTTGCCAGTGCGTCAGCCGCGCTCTTGCGCTTTGCGCCATCACGGTCCTGCAGCAGATTGAGCGTCGGTTCGATCGCCAGCTCCTTGGACCCGACCTTGAAACGCAGGCCGGAGATGGTCTGGTCGAACAGCCGGTTGAAGGCGGAATAGCCGGTCTGCGCCTTCTCCAGGAAGAGTTGCTCCAGCTTGTCGTCGAGCTGATACGGCTTCTCCTTGCGCAGATCCTCAATCCACGGGCGGTAGTACGCAAGCTCGGGGGCTTGCATCGCGCGGTTCAAAATATCGTCATCGACGCGATTGAGCTCGAGCGCAAAGAACAGAAGATGCGTCGACGCCGCCGTCAGCCGCTCCGAAACATCGCCGTAAAACTTTGAAATCGCAGGGTCCACGCTGTCGCCGGCATGGACGAGCCCGGCATAGGAGCCGAGGCGGCCGGCGAGATCGTCGATCGCCTCAAAGCGTCGCACCGCCTCCGCGAGCCATT from Bradyrhizobium sp. CCBAU 53351 includes the following:
- a CDS encoding sterol desaturase family protein — its product is MSAIDLFGLLVPVTYLVMLAIERLIPARQFPEIPYWRLRGFCFLTVQGLLATLTPLLIPEAWLERHRWMDLTGLGVAGGAALGYVVLSLVNYGWHRSAHTFPLMWRLFHQIHHSPQRMDMSGAALFHPLETISFFAIASVVTTLVLGLDPVAAAATGYIAAFYGYFQHMNVRTPQWLGFVIQRPEAHCIHHQRDVHAFNYGDLPIWDMLFGTFRNPASFEGAVGFDKPATDRFGAMLGFVDVNEPAAGQNSLGRSPNATG
- a CDS encoding M3 family oligoendopeptidase codes for the protein MNSRSKSALNKSALNKSALNKPALNKSALRKSAAAKTSAVKKSAAKKSTDKAKPSAKPASKTGNLPEWNLSDLYSGIDAPEVARDLEKMDADCVAFETDYKGKLATGTANENGGKWLAEAVRRFEAIDDLAGRLGSYAGLVHAGDSVDPAISKFYGDVSERLTAASTHLLFFALELNRVDDDILNRAMQAPELAYYRPWIEDLRKEKPYQLDDKLEQLFLEKAQTGYSAFNRLFDQTISGLRFKVGSKELAIEPTLNLLQDRDGAKRKSAADALAKTFKANERTFALITNTLAKDKDISDRWRGFQDVADSRHLNNRVEREVVDALVASVRAAYPKLSHRYYALKAKWFGKKRLAYWDRNAPLPFAATDVIGWPDARNMVLTAYRGFSPKMADIAERFFTDRWIDAPVRPGKAPGAFSHPTTPSAHPYVLMNYQGKPRDVMTLAHELGHGVHQVLAAKNGALMAPTPLTLAETASVFGEMLTFKRLLAQTKNAKQRQALLAGKVEDMINTVVRQIAFYSFERAVHTERKNGELTATRLGEIWLSVQGESLGPAIEIKAGYENYWMYIPHFIHSPFYVYAYAFGDCLVNSLYAVYENAAEGFAERYLDMLAAGGTKHYSELLRPFGLDAKDPKFWDGGLSVIAGMIDELEAMG
- a CDS encoding TetR/AcrR family transcriptional regulator — encoded protein: MTRKARAGRKAPTVPRKRRVAREGGRGLSRELIAASAMALVDREGLAKLSTRRLGEELGCEAMSIYHHFPSKAHLMDALVDLMLAQARVAMEPQWDWRERLRRAAHGFRAMALKHPAFFPFFAVHRLNTPAGVAYIDGIIGILREAGFSDRDAAIYFRELGYYLTGAALDETAGYARGPSSAEPVPNETIAASFRHLAAAAPYFQPAHFDATFETGLEILLAGIERSAQRRD